The Leucobacter rhizosphaerae genome includes a region encoding these proteins:
- a CDS encoding SprT-like domain-containing protein translates to MADPARVRVWAEALIRMHLDPDVWTFDFDHAKRRAGLCNYTDHRITVSRYLSEKFEDDEIHQVLLHEVAHAIAGPQAGHGAAWKRVAEELGYVGGRTHDGEIAHERAPWIGVCPAGHEHFRFRRPTRVTSCGTCTRGFSRAHLIEWRRR, encoded by the coding sequence GTGGCTGATCCCGCCCGCGTCCGAGTCTGGGCGGAGGCGCTCATCCGGATGCATCTGGACCCGGACGTGTGGACGTTCGACTTCGACCACGCCAAACGACGTGCGGGACTCTGCAACTACACCGACCATCGGATCACCGTGTCGCGGTACCTGAGCGAGAAGTTCGAGGACGACGAGATCCACCAGGTCCTGCTGCACGAGGTCGCTCACGCGATCGCGGGCCCGCAGGCCGGGCACGGGGCCGCCTGGAAGCGCGTCGCCGAGGAGCTCGGGTACGTCGGCGGGCGCACCCACGACGGCGAGATCGCGCACGAGCGCGCGCCGTGGATCGGCGTGTGCCCCGCCGGGCACGAGCACTTCCGCTTCCGCCGCCCGACACGGGTCACGTCGTGCGGCACCTGCACCCGCGGCTTCTCACGGGCGCACCTCATCGAGTGGCGACGGCGGTGA
- a CDS encoding NUDIX hydrolase family protein, translating into MSIDTAELPDAEGPEDRPAPAGNPGWLSEDELNFVRGRLPVVYVEAVPVRLDGLGQVIEVGLLLRGTPEGEMTRSFVSGRVRYGETLREALFRHLENDLGPMAFPQMPATVVPMQVAEYFPMPGISAYVDARQHAVSLVYVVPVTGTCNPRQDALEVTWMAPSEALAEATLSELPGGRGALLRQALAGVGC; encoded by the coding sequence ATGAGCATCGACACGGCCGAGCTGCCCGACGCCGAGGGACCGGAGGACCGCCCCGCGCCCGCGGGCAACCCGGGGTGGTTGAGCGAGGACGAGCTGAACTTCGTCCGCGGCCGGCTGCCGGTCGTCTACGTCGAGGCGGTTCCCGTGCGGCTCGACGGGCTCGGGCAGGTCATCGAGGTCGGACTCCTCCTGCGCGGCACCCCGGAGGGTGAGATGACGCGGTCCTTCGTCTCCGGTCGCGTGCGGTACGGCGAGACGCTCCGCGAGGCGCTCTTCCGCCACCTCGAGAACGATCTCGGCCCGATGGCCTTCCCGCAGATGCCGGCGACCGTCGTGCCCATGCAGGTCGCCGAGTACTTCCCGATGCCCGGCATCTCCGCGTACGTCGATGCCCGGCAGCACGCCGTCTCGCTGGTCTACGTCGTGCCCGTGACCGGCACGTGCAACCCGCGCCAGGACGCGCTCGAGGTGACGTGGATGGCGCCGTCCGAGGCGCTCGCCGAGGCGACGCTCTCGGAGCTGCCGGGCGGTCGGGGTGCGCTGCTGCGCCAGGCGCTCGCGGGCGTCGGCTGCTGA
- a CDS encoding carbon-nitrogen family hydrolase — protein sequence MTAPTPPTRRIALVQLASPDTETQSARIDRVESLLRQHTGVDLFVLPELWSAGYFAFDRYDELAETLDGPTVTMVRRVAQDLGSAIHLGSIIERGADGALHNTAVLVDADGAIAQTYRKIHVFGYQSLESQLLAPGATLSVVDTPVGAVGSTTCYDLRFPGLWQELSTRGAEVVIVPAAWPAARREHWCLLTQARAVEHQLWVLACNACGSQGDVQLGGFSRVVDPAGRVVAECGDGEEVLIVELDPARVAEVRAEFPVIADRLSADDYAALGTDPGARA from the coding sequence ATGACCGCACCGACTCCCCCAACCCGGCGCATCGCCCTCGTGCAGCTCGCCAGCCCGGACACCGAGACGCAGTCCGCGCGGATCGACCGCGTCGAGAGCCTGCTGCGCCAGCACACGGGCGTCGACCTGTTCGTGCTGCCGGAGCTCTGGAGCGCCGGGTACTTCGCCTTCGACCGCTACGACGAGCTCGCGGAAACGCTCGACGGGCCCACGGTGACGATGGTGCGGCGGGTGGCGCAGGATCTCGGCTCGGCGATCCATCTCGGCAGCATCATCGAGCGCGGTGCCGACGGCGCGCTGCACAACACGGCCGTGCTCGTCGACGCCGACGGCGCGATCGCCCAGACCTACCGCAAGATCCACGTTTTCGGCTACCAGTCCCTGGAGTCGCAGCTGCTGGCGCCCGGCGCCACGCTCAGCGTCGTCGACACCCCGGTCGGAGCGGTCGGCAGCACCACGTGCTACGACCTGCGCTTCCCGGGGCTCTGGCAGGAGCTCAGCACGCGCGGCGCGGAGGTCGTGATCGTCCCGGCCGCGTGGCCCGCGGCGCGGCGCGAGCACTGGTGCCTGCTGACGCAGGCCCGGGCCGTGGAGCACCAGCTCTGGGTCCTCGCCTGCAACGCGTGCGGGTCGCAGGGGGACGTGCAGCTCGGCGGGTTCAGTCGGGTGGTCGACCCCGCGGGCCGGGTGGTCGCCGAGTGCGGTGACGGCGAAGAGGTGCTCATCGTGGAGCTCGATCCCGCGCGGGTGGCAGAGGTGCGCGCGGAGTTCCCCGTGATCGCGGACCGGCTCAGCGCGGACGACTACGCGGCGCTCGGCACGGACCCGGGTGCGCGAGCGTGA
- a CDS encoding NUDIX hydrolase produces MSAASREIRVSAVVMRDPRGRVLNVRKRGTVMLMLPGGKHEPGENPRATAVREFSEELGIDLDVDRLDALGVFASPAANEPGHTVVAAVFEHPFVAAAASAVPRAEIEHLEWVDPARDRGDLAPLNTEHVFPALRARDGR; encoded by the coding sequence GTGAGCGCGGCCAGTCGGGAGATCCGGGTGAGCGCGGTGGTCATGCGCGATCCGCGGGGCCGGGTGCTCAACGTGCGCAAGCGCGGCACGGTGATGCTCATGCTGCCGGGCGGCAAGCACGAGCCGGGTGAGAACCCTCGCGCGACCGCCGTCCGAGAGTTCTCCGAGGAGCTCGGGATCGACCTCGACGTCGACCGGCTCGACGCCCTGGGGGTGTTCGCCTCGCCTGCGGCGAACGAACCGGGCCACACCGTCGTCGCGGCCGTGTTCGAGCACCCGTTCGTCGCGGCCGCGGCGAGCGCTGTGCCCCGGGCGGAGATCGAGCACCTCGAGTGGGTCGATCCGGCGCGGGATCGCGGCGACTTGGCGCCGCTCAACACCGAGCACGTGTTCCCGGCGCTCCGCGCCCGCGACGGGAGATGA
- a CDS encoding TfoX/Sxy family protein, which yields MGTRAETMEFLADQLGALPNIRYRKMFGEYGLYCDEKVVAFICDDELFVKPTDAGRAYIGEPDEAPAYPGSKLYFRVSGDRWEDREWLTGLIDATAAVLPTPTPKATAKRKAPTKRKA from the coding sequence ATGGGTACCAGAGCCGAGACCATGGAGTTCCTCGCCGACCAGCTCGGTGCGCTTCCGAACATCCGCTACCGCAAGATGTTCGGCGAGTACGGGCTCTACTGCGACGAGAAGGTCGTCGCGTTCATCTGCGACGACGAGCTCTTCGTGAAGCCCACCGACGCGGGGCGCGCCTACATCGGCGAGCCCGACGAGGCGCCCGCGTACCCCGGATCGAAGCTGTACTTCCGGGTGAGCGGAGACCGCTGGGAGGACCGGGAGTGGCTCACCGGCCTCATCGACGCGACGGCGGCGGTGCTGCCGACACCGACGCCCAAGGCGACGGCGAAGCGGAAGGCACCTACGAAGCGGAAGGCCTAG
- a CDS encoding DUF4956 domain-containing protein, protein MTALSPLLIAIDIAAALILTLGLYYRRHRRRDLVVAFLGVNIGVLAVATVLSTAEVALGLGLGLFGVLSIIRLRSSEISQREVAYYFSALAMGLIGGLAQTDITVPTLLIGLILAVMWVADHPSILSRSRHQLVRLDRAIADEAELRDELGRRLGGTVTSAAVQDLDFVNDTTLVDVRYRVPRAPRIARPTAGGLRSSRRSTATAPRAAGADAETVLQLTGGAPR, encoded by the coding sequence GTGACCGCACTCAGCCCCCTCCTCATCGCGATCGACATCGCGGCCGCCCTCATCCTCACGCTCGGTCTCTACTACCGGCGGCACCGCCGACGCGATCTCGTGGTCGCGTTCCTCGGGGTGAACATCGGGGTGCTCGCGGTGGCGACCGTGCTCAGCACCGCGGAGGTCGCGCTGGGCCTCGGACTCGGGCTGTTCGGAGTGCTCTCCATCATCCGACTGCGCTCGTCCGAGATCAGTCAGCGCGAGGTCGCCTACTACTTCTCCGCACTCGCAATGGGGTTGATCGGGGGGCTCGCGCAGACCGATATCACAGTGCCGACCCTGCTCATCGGCCTGATCCTCGCCGTGATGTGGGTCGCGGATCACCCGTCGATCCTGAGCCGGAGCCGTCACCAGCTGGTGCGCCTCGACCGCGCCATCGCCGATGAGGCGGAGCTGCGCGACGAGCTCGGCCGCCGCCTCGGCGGGACCGTGACCTCCGCGGCCGTGCAGGATCTCGACTTCGTGAACGACACGACCCTCGTCGACGTGCGGTACCGAGTGCCGCGGGCGCCGCGGATCGCGCGGCCGACCGCCGGCGGCCTGCGATCGTCGCGGCGCAGCACTGCCACCGCGCCTCGAGCCGCAGGCGCGGACGCAGAGACGGTGCTGCAGCTCACGGGCGGGGCACCCCGATGA
- a CDS encoding polyphosphate polymerase domain-containing protein, whose amino-acid sequence MTGITRAVAHCGPVSLDALTAEAELLTRVDRKYLMRIDGARAVLCAVDDRTRVLEQHGARDFAYESVYFDTADRLSYHLAARSRRRRFKLRSRTYVGAGVSFLEMKTRGGRGVTVKERIAYDPGHRRRLTEAGRAYSAEAFAGIGLDPALVDGLDAALTTRYRRTTLLAPDGSRATIDTALVWIDADGRTLELPDWVIVESKSAGPPSALDRALWRSGMRPAGISKFGTGTAALHPELSGNKWARLLRGPFATATESAAPGSATSVTAARPHLPAPRPTKDLS is encoded by the coding sequence ATGACCGGCATCACGCGCGCCGTCGCCCACTGCGGACCGGTGTCGCTCGACGCGCTCACCGCCGAGGCCGAACTGCTCACCCGCGTGGACCGCAAGTACCTCATGCGGATCGACGGCGCCCGCGCCGTGCTCTGCGCCGTCGATGACCGCACCCGCGTGCTGGAGCAGCACGGCGCGCGCGACTTCGCCTACGAGTCCGTGTACTTCGACACCGCCGATCGCCTGAGCTACCACCTCGCGGCACGATCCCGACGCCGCCGCTTCAAGCTCCGCTCGCGCACCTACGTCGGCGCCGGTGTCTCCTTCCTGGAGATGAAGACCCGCGGCGGGCGCGGAGTCACCGTGAAGGAGCGCATCGCGTACGACCCGGGTCATCGTCGTCGGCTGACGGAGGCCGGCCGTGCGTACAGCGCCGAGGCGTTCGCGGGGATCGGTCTCGATCCCGCGCTCGTCGACGGGCTCGACGCCGCACTCACCACCCGCTATCGACGCACGACCCTCCTCGCACCGGACGGAAGCCGGGCCACGATCGACACCGCGCTCGTGTGGATCGACGCGGATGGCCGCACGCTCGAGCTGCCGGACTGGGTGATCGTCGAGTCGAAGTCGGCGGGCCCGCCGAGCGCCCTCGACCGTGCGCTGTGGCGCTCGGGGATGCGCCCCGCGGGCATCAGCAAGTTCGGCACCGGCACGGCGGCGCTGCACCCCGAGCTCAGCGGCAACAAGTGGGCACGGCTGCTGCGCGGACCGTTCGCCACCGCGACCGAGAGCGCCGCTCCCGGCAGTGCCACTTCGGTCACCGCCGCTCGCCCACACCTCCCCGCACCCCGACCGACAAAGGATCTCTCATGA
- a CDS encoding carbohydrate-binding domain-containing protein, with the protein MKRTWLTVTTVVLGGALLAGCTAVPGTAASTSTTDANPVSADTVAFTGDLSPESVLAENADITTVNDDEWSEADAVDIALDGDTATTSGEGVTIDGATVTITAAGVYRVSGQLDGQIIVEAPDDALVVLILDGADIAADGGAAIDVRTADDVAISLAAGSRNTVSDAASTADDTAANAAVHADTDLTITGSGALAVSGNGNDGITSTDDLVILSGSITVTAADDALRGKDALAVEGGTLALTATGGDGLKSDQEDDATQGNIVISGGTIDVAAGDDGVQAQADIVITGGEVTVSVADDGITGEQIVSIGGGSVTVAESLEGIEAAAVGIGGGTVSVTASDDGINGSGATTSTESADTSGGMPGGGEFADTGERVEISGGDVTVNAEGDGLDSNGSLTISGGNVTVYGPTNSGNGALDANGDLAVTGGTLLALGSGGMEQAPGATSTQGWVMLNASLEAGQDAEIVDDSGAVVGTLTAAKSAGAVIFSSAEVEAGATYEIVIDGSSAGTAVAGEAAATQGPGGAGGAGGGFGGPGGGAPNGGGQPPQM; encoded by the coding sequence ATGAAACGCACCTGGCTCACCGTCACCACCGTCGTCCTCGGAGGCGCGCTCCTCGCGGGGTGTACCGCCGTTCCCGGAACCGCCGCCTCGACCTCGACCACCGACGCGAATCCGGTGTCCGCCGACACCGTCGCGTTCACCGGCGACCTCTCGCCGGAGTCCGTGCTCGCGGAGAACGCAGACATCACCACCGTGAACGATGACGAGTGGTCCGAGGCCGACGCGGTCGACATCGCGCTCGACGGCGACACCGCGACCACCTCGGGCGAGGGCGTCACCATCGACGGCGCCACCGTCACGATCACGGCGGCCGGTGTGTACCGGGTGAGCGGGCAGCTCGACGGGCAGATCATCGTCGAGGCCCCCGATGACGCGCTCGTCGTGCTGATCCTCGACGGCGCCGACATCGCCGCCGACGGGGGCGCAGCGATCGATGTGCGCACGGCCGACGACGTCGCGATCTCCCTCGCCGCGGGCAGCCGCAACACCGTGTCCGACGCGGCCTCCACCGCCGACGACACGGCGGCGAACGCCGCGGTCCACGCGGACACAGACCTCACGATCACGGGAAGCGGCGCGCTCGCGGTGTCGGGGAACGGCAACGACGGCATCACGAGCACCGACGACCTCGTGATCCTGTCGGGATCGATCACGGTGACGGCCGCAGATGACGCGCTCCGCGGCAAGGACGCGCTCGCGGTCGAGGGCGGCACACTCGCGCTGACGGCGACCGGCGGTGACGGCCTGAAGAGCGACCAGGAGGACGACGCCACCCAAGGCAACATCGTGATCTCCGGCGGCACGATCGACGTCGCCGCGGGCGACGACGGGGTGCAGGCCCAGGCCGACATCGTGATCACTGGCGGTGAGGTGACGGTGAGTGTCGCCGACGACGGCATCACGGGCGAGCAGATCGTCTCCATCGGCGGCGGATCGGTGACGGTCGCGGAGTCGCTCGAGGGGATCGAGGCCGCGGCGGTCGGGATCGGCGGCGGCACGGTGTCGGTGACCGCGAGCGACGACGGGATCAACGGATCGGGCGCAACGACCAGCACGGAAAGCGCGGATACCAGCGGCGGCATGCCCGGCGGCGGCGAGTTCGCGGATACCGGTGAGCGCGTCGAAATCTCGGGCGGCGACGTGACGGTGAACGCCGAGGGCGACGGCCTCGACTCGAACGGCTCGCTCACGATCTCGGGCGGCAACGTCACCGTGTACGGCCCCACGAACTCGGGCAACGGCGCACTGGACGCGAACGGCGACCTCGCCGTCACCGGCGGCACCCTGCTGGCGCTCGGATCCGGCGGCATGGAGCAGGCGCCCGGTGCGACCTCGACCCAGGGCTGGGTGATGCTCAACGCATCGCTCGAGGCCGGTCAGGACGCGGAGATCGTGGACGACTCGGGCGCGGTGGTCGGCACGCTGACCGCGGCGAAGTCCGCGGGGGCGGTGATCTTCTCCTCGGCCGAGGTGGAGGCCGGTGCCACCTACGAGATCGTGATCGACGGATCCTCGGCCGGCACCGCGGTCGCGGGCGAGGCCGCGGCGACCCAGGGGCCCGGCGGAGCGGGTGGCGCCGGCGGAGGGTTCGGCGGTCCGGGCGGCGGCGCGCCGAACGGCGGCGGTCAGCCGCCTCAGATGTAG
- a CDS encoding mycothione reductase has product MTTRTADLAIIGSGSGNSLITPFWDDRRVVIAERGVFGGTCLNVGCIPTKMYVRPATLARSGEEAARVDVTLRTEAVDWPGMRDRIFSRIDAISAAGEHYRAVELDNVDLVSQEVRVERLRSAGDTSGAHTLVAADGTRIEATQLVIAAGSRAERLDVPGGDLPQVHTSDTIMRLDELPARVLVVGGGYIASEFSGIFSGLGAEVVQVIRGDQLMRALDHELSERFTAEAERHWELRRGRTLRAVVPAEDGGVTAELDGPDGVERWDADVVLVAIGRRPNSDLVGAAAAGIDLHDDGRIVVDAFQRVLAGGLPVPGLYALGDISSSHQLKHVANHEARIVAHNLEHPDDLRTSRQDAVPAAVFAYPELAQVGLTESQAAEQFGAEHVTTKLQHYGDTAYGWAMADDSGVCKVVADRRDGRILGAHILGYQASNLIQPLITAMSFGIDARTFARGQYWVHPALMEVVENALLGLDVPDGDLVA; this is encoded by the coding sequence ATGACGACCCGCACAGCAGACCTCGCGATCATCGGCTCCGGATCCGGAAACTCCCTCATCACCCCGTTCTGGGACGACCGGCGCGTGGTGATCGCGGAGCGCGGCGTGTTCGGCGGCACGTGCCTCAACGTGGGGTGCATCCCCACGAAGATGTACGTGCGGCCGGCGACCCTCGCCCGCTCCGGCGAGGAGGCGGCGCGGGTCGATGTGACTCTGCGCACCGAAGCCGTGGACTGGCCGGGCATGCGGGATCGCATCTTCTCGCGGATCGACGCGATCTCGGCGGCGGGGGAGCACTACCGCGCCGTCGAGCTCGACAACGTCGATCTGGTCTCGCAGGAGGTGCGCGTCGAGCGGCTCCGGTCCGCGGGCGACACGTCGGGGGCGCACACGCTCGTCGCCGCCGACGGGACCCGGATCGAGGCGACGCAGCTGGTGATCGCCGCGGGGTCCCGCGCCGAGCGCCTCGATGTGCCGGGTGGCGACCTGCCCCAGGTGCACACCTCGGACACGATCATGCGACTCGACGAGCTGCCCGCGCGTGTGCTCGTGGTCGGGGGCGGGTACATCGCCAGTGAGTTCTCGGGCATCTTCTCCGGGCTGGGCGCTGAAGTGGTGCAGGTGATCCGCGGCGATCAGCTCATGCGGGCGCTGGATCACGAGCTCTCCGAGCGGTTCACGGCCGAGGCGGAGCGGCACTGGGAGCTGCGGCGCGGGCGCACCCTGCGGGCCGTGGTGCCGGCGGAGGACGGCGGGGTCACGGCCGAGCTCGACGGACCCGACGGCGTCGAGCGGTGGGACGCCGACGTGGTGCTCGTCGCGATCGGGCGCCGACCCAACTCCGATCTGGTCGGCGCCGCGGCCGCCGGTATCGACCTGCACGACGACGGCCGGATCGTCGTCGACGCGTTCCAGCGCGTGCTCGCGGGCGGTCTCCCGGTGCCGGGGCTCTACGCGCTCGGCGACATTTCGTCCTCGCACCAGCTCAAGCACGTCGCGAACCACGAGGCCCGGATCGTCGCCCACAACCTCGAGCACCCGGACGACCTGCGGACCTCGCGGCAGGACGCGGTCCCCGCTGCCGTCTTCGCGTACCCGGAGCTCGCCCAGGTCGGGCTCACCGAGTCCCAGGCGGCCGAGCAGTTCGGTGCGGAGCACGTGACCACGAAGCTGCAGCACTACGGCGACACGGCCTACGGCTGGGCGATGGCCGACGACTCCGGCGTCTGCAAGGTCGTCGCCGACCGGCGCGACGGCCGAATCCTCGGCGCCCACATCCTCGGCTATCAGGCCTCGAACCTGATTCAGCCGCTCATCACCGCGATGAGCTTCGGGATCGATGCCCGCACCTTCGCCCGGGGGCAGTACTGGGTGCACCCCGCGCTGATGGAGGTCGTCGAGAACGCCCTGCTCGGGCTGGACGTTCCCGACGGTGACCTCGTCGCGTAG